One genomic region from Cucumis melo cultivar AY chromosome 9, USDA_Cmelo_AY_1.0, whole genome shotgun sequence encodes:
- the LOC103503385 gene encoding uncharacterized protein LOC103503385, with product MNWVCEEMRSAATDRRERIVCPKPRRLGLINDTCNDNPFRHRFDSDAMDLLFLKGGCGLEKFNSSNTQLASSPPYFCGSPPSRVANPLIQDARFGDEKPKLLPLFSTAASPPLSPPPSAGRKGGCVRVNFGNNPAVRIEGFDCRLDRERRNRSIPALA from the exons ATGAATTGGGTTTGTGAAGAGATGCGAAGCGCCGCCACCGACCGCCGTGAGCGAATTGTTTGTCCCAAACCCCGCCGTCTCGGTCTCATCAATGATACTTGCAACGATAACCCATTTAGACACCGGTTTGATTCAGATGCTATGGATCTCCTCTTCTTAAAG GGTGGTTGTGGTTTGGAGAAATTTAACAGTAGTAATACACAATTAGCCTCGTCGCCGCCGTATTTTTGTGGATCGCCGCCGAGCAGAGTAGCTAACCCATTGATCCAAGACGCTCGATTTGGGGATGAGAAGCCAAAGCTGCTCCCCCTCTTCTCGACGGCGGCTTCTCCTCCTTTGTCTCCACCGCCGTCGGCCGGTAGAAAAGGTGGATGTGTCCGGGTTAACTTTGGTAACAACCCGGCGGTGAGGATCGAAGGGTTTGACTGCCGCCTCGACAGGGAGAGGCGAAACCGCAGCATCCCTGCCCTGGCTTAG